From the Plasmodium brasilianum strain Bolivian I chromosome 7, whole genome shotgun sequence genome, the window GGCCGTAATTCTTTCCGTCATCCATtgtgtttatattttcccATGGTATGTTTACCGCTTAGATAACgggaaaatattttctacTAGTGGCATTTAATGAGTTCACAAAAGAACCACAAAAGAGTGTtcaaacaaatttttaaatacatacgAATATGGTGTCTGCAAAAACTTGCTTGTAGttcggaaaaaaaaataaaataagatatatgGGCAAATACAAAGGCAAGTACATAGACAAACACATAGGCAAAAACATAGGTATACCCATACATAGCAGTACAGTACATATCATTTCGGGCTTACAACTTTTCTACTTCACAGAAAAAACGgcattaaaaaagaaaaagaaatattatagcTACCTATCTTAAATAAATAGTTCATGCATTCCTCTTGCACTAACTACCTGTGCTTTACTTTTTTGTAGGTGCTTATCACCTTAAcgaatgttttttaaaataatatgcaacacactaaaataaaaacaaaaaaaaaaaaaaaaaaaaaatctgcTTTTTCCTAAAttcgtttttgtttttgctaTTCATGCAGTTGTTAAGAAGTGGGCGTTTTTTGTCTAAGGGCTTAATACAAATTTGCTATTTCCTTGGTTAAATTATTTAGCAAATAtcaatatatacgtacgttCACATACGCATGCacgtacacatgtatatgccACACGTACAAATGAAAATACACTtaagtaaacatatatacataaatgtgtGCAATTgagtacatatgtacatccTCAGTCTCCTTTTAAAACTAGTTTCtcctttattaaaaattgtgCCTTCAAACTAGGGGGTCATTTTGGTAATATGCACTACTACAGCTCCTTTcgaaaaatgaacaaaatttttaaaaaggtaaaaattcAAAAGTGTACTCTTGATGATGACAAACATGTGTAAAAATAAGAGTTATTGCTTaagaaaattatgtacataatgatatgcatatatacatatatgtgtatatgttatTCGCGCACTTGTAATTATGATCATATTAGTGAataagtataattttatatatcacGTCATGCATACCTtccatccttttttttttttttttttaaatgaaaagtttattatattatggttaaaagagaaagaaggaatagccaaaaaaaaaaaaaaaaaaaaaacataaaataaaataaattatttcgtaagtttattttttaaaagcttTAGTAACATTTAATAGAATAGTATTAAGCATATACGTGTTTTGTTTTTGCTGAGTTTCTACCTCCtttcatttcatttcatttcatttcttttcgtttcttttcgtttcttttcgtttcatttcatttttatttatattttctttatattttctttatattttatttttttttatttttttgaaaactaTATGACACGTTCACTTATTATTATACGCAtcatatgtaataaaaaatatgaactgATCATGCAGTATTAAAATGggaattaaatttaaaaaataaaaaaaaataaaaaaaataaaaaaaatacttgaaCATACATAATTATGATGTATATACAAGCACGAAATTATTTATCGCGTAAAGGCATTGTTTGATGGtcttttgtaatttataaatatatcgcATATAACATTAcgtatatgtgcataaatatatgtatattacgCGTAttacgaatatatatatattattacgcgtattacgaatatatatatattattacgcGTATTACGCATACATATAGTATATTACGCATAttacgaatatatatatattattacgcGTATTACGCATACATATAGTATATTACGCATattactcatatatatacagtcCATCACTGCACTAGGAGCTCTTCATTGACGTACGTTATAAAGAGTAAGAAAGAAATGCACAAGATtcgaaattaaaataaaattccaCAAGAGCAAACGAGTGATATCGCTTTACCCCCTTAACAAACAAATGTAAtgtataaaaacaaaaaaaaaaattctaagTAGGATCACTTATACTTACAAATGTATGTACCTAAGTACTTGCGTACAAACGTATTAAAAgtaagtatacatatttataattattattgtataacGCACATGCAGTATTGCTATTCCAAGTACTATTTTTTACGAGtttctttataatttacagaaaaaaaaaaaaaaataaataaaataaaaataaataattccagtaaaaaattgatttattaaattaccaaaaaaatatctacgtaaaaattatgaaacgaacaattatttaatttatatagaaGGAAAATTATATCCACGTAATTTGAGaaaaatttatctttttctcgTATAAAcgcacaaaaataaaaattaaaaaaaattaaaaaaagagcatAAATGTGAAATATTTACGactatacgtacatatgtacataatatgcGCATTACAGGAAGGCGTTAAAACACATGTGCCTGTTTTTGCTTTTCCCATATTTTGTACTACGTATATGTTGAgctctttaaaaaattttaaagttttATGAAACACTTGCGTAAAGCTGTTTacgaattataaaattataccaTAAATAAGCCCtaacatatttacatatatatcatatatatatatatatatatatgtacatacatacatacgtacgtacgtGTATACTCTCATACGCCCATACGATCATACGTCCATACACCCATACGAATAAACGCATATCCCCGCGTACCAACATCCGCGCGTGcgaaaaaaaggaggaaagGTATATATCCGATAGTAGCGTACAATGGAAGAGGATAGCATAAGGATAAAAGTGAAAAGCATAGACAACGAGGAGTATGAGCTAACGGTGAAAACAAGTATGAACACAGAAGAGATAAAGAGTATAATAgctgagaaaaaaaaagtaaataaaaatgatataagaCTAATATATCAAGGGCAGTGTTTATCTAATGAGAAAACTATTGCAGATTATAATGTACAAAATGAtcatataattcatttagtagttaggaaaaaggaaaatgttaatactaataatgatgataatcaAAATGACAGAACGAGTACTACCACATTTAGAAATAATGATAGTAACATTATAAGCGATCCAgtacatattaattttacgTCAGCTATGAGTTACAACAACAGTAGTAATGcgaataatagtaataataataattccaATGCTActaataacaatagtaatagtaatggtAACGTTTTTACAAACCATAGTACAAACCCTCTTCCTAATTCCAACGGAGCAACCCCTCTTTATTTTACGCATATGAGAGTAACCAGAAAtgataatatagaaaatgatTTAATGGGTCAGacaaatatatgttcacTACTTAATGATATAATGAGTCAAGTTAATATTAAtcctaattttatttatggaGCTGCTACAGCGGCAGCTACTGCGGCTGCAAATGTTGCAGCTTCGAATACATCACCCAGTGGAACGACTAATGGGATGGCTGGTGGAACAACTAGTACCTCTACCAATGCTGGAACTAATGCATCAACCAATGCGTCAACGAACGCTGCTACCAATGCATGTACTTATATAGGAGAAggagaaaatatttttgcagCCGCCATGCGAACAAATGGAATGAATGTGAATGTAAGCGATTTTGTAAACATCATCAACAATAGTAACAAAGGGGGGAAGGATAGTAACAACAGCAATAGTAAAAAAGTTGATCCAaacgaaaataataaaaacaaagaaggagaagaagaaaaaaaaaattgggcTCTTATGGAAAAGAGTTACGacaagaataataataaaggtaCACATGCAAatgaagaacaaaaaaaggagaaggaaaaacgggaaaaattgaaaagacATATTACATCAGATAGacgaaataataattatgattatAATAAAGAGAGAAGTGATCcaaataataacagtaacgATAGCAGTAGTAGTGGTAATAGTGACGATGGTAAAAGTAACAATGAAGATGTACAAGGCAAAGAAGTAGAAGAAAACAAGCaaacaaaaaagataaagaaaaagagaaaaaatgtaatgaatgaaaaaaaaattcccaataattataaacatGAAAAGGAAGGAAAATATCATTCGGactattcaaaaaaaagtgGCACATCAGATAGCGAATCGGTTAGTAGTAATTCTAGGTCATCTACTTCAGGTAATGCACAtataaaggaagaaaaaaagagattagagaagataagaaaaaatagcaaaaaaagaCATCTAAAGAACAaacataaaaaggaaaaaatgtacGATTATAATAGCTATACGTCAGATGAGGATGATGAATATACTAGAAAAGGAGGAAGAGTAAGAAGAGacaaaggaaaagaaaaagaaaagagaaaaaagcaAAGTAATATGTTCGATCCAAATTTCCTGTATCATCGCAATTACATGCATGACAATAACGCAAGAACAAACCGTCAGTGGAATTACCTATATAATGGAAGAAAGGACTTAATCAATTTAGGAGGGGGAGTTGATGCAGGTGCAGGTGCAAGAGCTTATCCCTTTCCTGTTGACAATGCTCTAAGATCTGGAATGTTTTATAATgacaataaaaattttcttaattataGAGATGATATAAGTGATACATATGACTATATGAATGGGGCAAATATTGCAAAGGAggaattcataaaaaataaagaaagaaaaaaaaaaaaaatttacagaGAAGAGGATTATAACAGTAGTAGTAAAAACACATTTAATCCTGTAGGCAATATGGTTGGTAGCAATATGGCAGATCTTAACAACAGTACGAATACTTGTAATGTTAGCACTGTGAATAACATTAACAGCGCTAACAATGTCAACAGTGTTGTTAACAACAATGTAAGTAATATGAACagtgttaataataatgtagtaAATACTGTTAACAATGCGTGTAGAAATGTAAACATAAACAAGAGCATGATTGACATGCCCCACTTACTGAAAAATTCTAATGAATGTTTTTCAAATGGATTAATAgatgaaaatacaaatttacCAAAAAGTAATTATGCAAATATAGTTCCTTTCAATGAAGTAGAAAGAAATAATCAAATAATTAGAAATGATTCTTTTAGAACAAATTCTAGGATAATACTAAATGAAGATGCAGATGGTTTATTATCTGACAATAATTCTGTTTCAGGAAATATGAGATCTATTCAAATGTCAAGTGATAGAAGAAATAGTGCTTTAAGAAGAAGTGACCTGAAATGTTTAAATGATATGAACGATtcagaatataaaaatgtggaAATGAATATACCATGGAGAGTAATAGAACAATTATTAGTTCTGTTAGAAGAAGAAACGGGGTATAGAAGACCTGATTTGTCGTCGTATATTAATTCTTATTATAACTCTAATTcgatttatgtatttttttatctttttgttcacataaataatattattaacagcATTATTATTCAGTTTAACCATgcgaattttttaaataatgatataactATGTCATCCTTTTCACGAATAAGCATTATACTCTCCCTAGCATCGGTAATTTTTTCTAGACTGtctaatttcttttttgttttttatgaTAACTTTTATTGCAATAATTATGGAAGGAATTATAGATACACAAATCCAATAGATCATGAATTCTTAAGAGAAATTAGGAATCTATATTTTTCGAATaacagaaataataataatactaatagTAGTGGTAGGTTTTATGAGAACAATCTATACAGTAATAACAACTACATACCAATGAATATGAATGCATATAATCAAAATAATTCTACATTTCTAAACAATATTAATGACAACTATTACCCTCTCCCATATAATgatattagaaatatttgtaatagGACAAACTTGCAGCAAGAATTTGaagattattataaaaattatttaaattcaGTTAAAGATAATAGCAGAAATATGCTTTTACGTAAAGAATACACACATTATAGGGAGTATCCATATAGAAACCAAGTTTCTTCACCAAAAGAAGACTACTTGAACCATAACAAAATGAGCAAAgtaaacaaattaaacaaaaatagtagtaaaaataataatattaatagtaaccatagtaatagtaatcatttctttaatgaaaaaatgtacaataaaataaataaaaactccaaatggaataataataaccctttttctctttttcccGGGCAGAACAACAAACCACTACTGTATGCtagtaagaaaaaaagaactgatgaaaaggaaatcaaaaaaaagatgaagaagTATTATAAGGCATTTGGTGCAAAAGGCCTATGTAGAGATGGAAATTCCTTCAACAGTAAAAGTGATAGTGGTAGTGACAACAGTAGTAGTAACagtagaagtagaagtagaagtaatagtagtagtattagtattagaaaaattaaacgaAACAGTAATAATGTTCCAAATGGCTTAGGTTATAATGCAGGAAATTTAAGgcataaagaaaaatggatgaacgatatttttaaaaacattctaaaaaataataaaaatgggggaaaaataaatgaaaaaactttGAAGAACGACGagaaatgtttaaaaaatgtagaaaaagacgatgataaaaaaaaattatcaaataatttattaaatgacaaatttatatgttatgaTAGCAACATAgatgatatatatgatttatcAGAAGATGGAAATGAAAAGGATAATATgactttaaaaaaaggacaaaatGAGGGAGAAcaagaaggaaaaaatacgtataaaggaaaaatttgGAATACgcatgaaaaggaaaaaaaaaataataatatatcacAAGAAGAAAATGCGGTGGATACACCTGTGGAATGTAATGAAATAAGAAATCATAGTAGTAATCAAAATGATAATGCACTGGTTAGTGATGACAGAACTGCAAATAATCCACCCTTGCCAAATATTAACCttgcaaatatttttaacaatgtTCAAAATCAAATGGTGAATAGCAACATGCAGGATGCAACCCCGCGCGATAAAGTAATATAtcggattttttttttttttctattcatATTAGTATAGTATGTTCgtttgtgttttttttttttttttttttttttttttctattcatATTAGTATAGTATGTTCgtttgtgttttttttttttttttttttttttttttttttttttctattcatATTAAGTATAGTATGttcgttttgtttttttttttttttttttttttttttctattcatATTAGTATAGTATGTTCgtttgtgtttttttttttttttttttttatattcgcATTTGTATTGTTAGTTCTTgcatgttcatttttttttttttttccccaacAGTTTGAAGGTATGCCTGATGAGGTGAAAGAAAGATATAAAAGATGGGTGGAAAACACGCAAATATTTTCAGGACAAGTAATTAATTGCTACATTTTGTCCTTTTatagttttatatttttattcttatacatttttatcgttttatccgtttttcattttatatttttagtttattttatcattagcAAATGTGGGAACAGTTCATATGCaaacattcttttttattttccatttttgcaGATGATAAAAATTTGCCGAAATAGAAGACCATTAAGCAATGCATACATTGGAGATAATTCATCAAAAGATAATGTATCTTACAGCAACTTCTTACCATTCCTGTAAGCACATAGCAAAATGTGTAATTtgtgtattattttgttttactaaTGATATAATGATTTATGTACATGCTGCAGATATTTATTGCCTGTTCAGgaagcatataaatatttttctttttttttttcccaattTATAGgtggaaaaaaaacatgAGCACAATAAACGTCAATTTTAATCTAGAAATAAGcgatgtaaatataaaaattacttaattttttgttattgttttacatttgaatttttttttttttttttttcctttgatCTTGCGCAAATTagaatattcatatttattttattgttgtGTACCTTTTCTTTTCGAATAGGAATTACTGAACGCCTTTGATTTACACGTATTGGAATTTGTAAAGAAGTCAATTAAAAACAATGAAGATTACAAATCCGAGAAGTTTAAATATccaagtaaaaaaaaaaaaaaggagaaaaaaaaatgtatacttGTACGTGATGGTCATTTTGGTTTTTAAATGTAAGCACTTATTATGCTGTTGAGGAGTGTTTAAATTAGGCTTATGTTTTTCGTTCACTCGTTCGTTCGtgcattcatttatttgtacatttatttgttttttcattttcagaTCTTTCTCTTTGTGAGGAACTTTTTGAAGaagtggaaaaaaaagataagtaGTTCCTTATTACaaagaacaaaattaattttttttaccattactatttcatgaaataataatatacggTTAATCAATAATGCACACATTTAgagtttttttcattttatattgatGATTACCCTAATTTTTCAGAAATActtttttcgttttaaaCAAGTATGCATATTGTTTTCatattgtatacatattgtgtacatattgtgtacatattgtgtacatattgtgtacatattgtgtacatacatataatttcaCCATGTTACGAATATAAAAcagtattaaataaaaattagtaaactttaggtaaattattataatgtaataactgtactttttaattaaatgttaaaaagGATACATATGTTTTGCATACCCTTGCATgcaagtatatatacatgtacagacgttaacatatacatattccaTACACATAcgcctatatatatatatatatatagaactttagcataattttttccccataaaataaatttgaacCACACATATAACAGCATAATAACAAGGTGAGCTTTTATAATGTAAGACACTTGTTCTCTTCCTCATTTGATTTGTATGATAAAAACATCATGCAGAAAAACATTAATGCACTTACGCCAAAGACTCAaaacatgtttatatatatgcatatgtgcatatataactAATCGtacactatatatataaatgatccCTTTTTACGTTAAGAATCAATCGGATCACTTAAAAAGATGCTGAATATGATAACATCTCACATCATACGTAACAaacaaatttgaaaaatgtattatcatatgtttatatatatatatatatatattaaatgtgtatgtttttcatttttcaatacttacaaaaaaaagttatccactgaaaataatttttatttttttatatagcaGTAgcaactgaaaaaaaaagagaaataaattaGATATTCGCCATTGAAATGtacttataaatttttttttttttttctttaacaCTTTATTGTAAAAACTATTCcgtatggatatatatatatatataatataaaacaatgaataaaaaattatacaaaaatataaatacatctatatttttttttaaaaaaaaaaagggaaatgttttcgtttatttttaaaaataaatttgttatattttatatatattttttatatattctactatatatatttttttaaaatacggaaaaaaataaatgaaaaaaaaaggttcaGTTGTACgtatagatataaatatacatatacctgACCTTTATAATACTACAAGGATTTTTTCTGatgtacttatatttataattataattatatatatatatatatatatgtatagtacgaagaaaatatacgtaaaacaaaaaaaaataaaaataaaaataaaaataacattcaCATTGCATATgttatgaaagaaaaaacacaaaatgttgatattttaaaacgCTTTAAATTCtgtcatatataaatataaatatataaattatatatatatatatatatataatatttatttttcaaggaaataacgaaaaaataatgacGTGAAATTCccatttcaaataaaatttaagaaaaatagttttaaatttaaataactGCAACAATCTTACACTTTATTCgcttataaaattattttataatccTACacgaatataaattttaatttttttttattatggaattttatgaaaaagaaaagttaagatttcatattattaaaattgaaaacgttcaacaaattatttttttatataattctaagATACGTTAATTTGGTacgtatataaaatgtatatgtagttacgtgtatatatatatatatatatttacgtatatattctTGTTTAATTGCATACTTGTATACACGTATACATACACTTTgttattcattaaaaaaaaatgaaagtagCAATTTGAAAAGAAACATTTGAAATACaaaagtatatatgcatttatgtatattttttctcgTTAAAAGGAAGAAGTTATTGCATTCGTACCACGTATcatataaaacattataatattttattataaacatatttatgaacaataatttgtttgtacacaaatttattatatgtattaaaatttaatttaaattaatttaatttatttttatttctttttttttattaaaagtacAATTCactatttatttaatgagCGATAAtcggaattttttttaattttcaacCAGAAAAGTCCATTCGAGAAACTTGTGAAAATAACGtgtttacataatataaggGTACATACTGAAAATATATGCGTACCTGGAAATATTCGGAGGGgcttatgtacataatacatacttacatacgaaaaaagtacatacgtgcatatatatatttatacgtgttcatatacgcatatatacctacttgccaattttttttgtccaaAAACGCGTTGACAAGATTTTCCTGCGCGAGCAgagcaaaagaaaaatttgttAACCATATACGAACACACACACAAACATTAACATACACTGTACAAGATGAGTCAACTAAAAGTTAAGAGaggaaattttttgtttacgTCAGAATCAGTTAATGAAGGCCATCCAGACAAAATTTGTGATCAGATATCGGATGCAATATTGGATGCTTGTTTGAGGGAAGATCCAGAAAGCAAAGTTGCTTGTGAAGTATGTgcaaagaaaaattttatttttatatttggtGAAATAACCACAAAGGCAAAAGTAGACTATGATAAAGTTACAAGAGATGTTTTGAAGCATATTGGTTatgatgatgaagaaaaaggtttaaattataagactgctgatataaaaatatttgttgaTGAACAGTCCCCTGATATTGCACAATGTGTGCATGAAAATA encodes:
- a CDS encoding ubiquitin-like protein, producing the protein MEEDSIRIKVKSIDNEEYELTVKTSMNTEEIKSIIAEKKKVNKNDIRLIYQGQCLSNEKTIADYNVQNDHIIHLVVRKKENVNTNNDDNQNDRTSTTTFRNNDSNIISDPVHINFTSAMSYNNSSNANNSNNNNSNATNNNSNSNGNVFTNHSTNPLPNSNGATPLYFTHMRVTRNDNIENDLMGQTNICSLLNDIMSQVNINPNFIYGAATAAATAAANVAASNTSPSGTTNGMAGGTTSTSTNAGTNASTNASTNAATNACTYIGEGENIFAAAMRTNGMNVNVSDFVNIINNSNKGGKDSNNSNSKKVDPNENNKNKEGEEEKKNWALMEKSYDKNNNKGTHANEEQKKEKEKREKLKRHITSDRRNNNYDYNKERSDPNNNSNDSSSSGNSDDGKSNNEDVQGKEVEENKQTKKIKKKRKNVMNEKKIPNNYKHEKEGKYHSDYSKKSGTSDSESVSSNSRSSTSGNAHIKEEKKRLEKIRKNSKKRHLKNKHKKEKMYDYNSYTSDEDDEYTRKGGRVRRDKGKEKEKRKKQSNMFDPNFLYHRNYMHDNNARTNRQWNYLYNGRKDLINLGGGVDAGAGARAYPFPVDNALRSGMFYNDNKNFLNYRDDISDTYDYMNGANIAKEEFIKNKERKKKKIYREEDYNSSSKNTFNPVGNMVGSNMADLNNSTNTCNVSTVNNINSANNVNSVVNNNVSNMNSVNNNVVNTVNNACRNVNINKSMIDMPHLLKNSNECFSNGLIDENTNLPKSNYANIVPFNEVERNNQIIRNDSFRTNSRIILNEDADGLLSDNNSVSGNMRSIQMSSDRRNSALRRSDLKCLNDMNDSEYKNVEMNIPWRVIEQLLVLLEEETGYRRPDLSSYINSYYNSNSIYVFFYLFVHINNIINSIIIQFNHANFLNNDITMSSFSRISIILSLASVIFSRLSNFFFVFYDNFYCNNYGRNYRYTNPIDHEFLREIRNLYFSNNRNNNNTNSSGRFYENNLYSNNNYIPMNMNAYNQNNSTFLNNINDNYYPLPYNDIRNICNRTNLQQEFEDYYKNYLNSVKDNSRNMLLRKEYTHYREYPYRNQVSSPKEDYLNHNKMSKVNKLNKNSSKNNNINSNHSNSNHFFNEKMYNKINKNSKWNNNNPFSLFPGQNNKPLLYASKKKRTDEKEIKKKMKKYYKAFGAKGLCRDGNSFNSKSDSGSDNSSSNSRSRSRSNSSSISIRKIKRNSNNVPNGLGYNAGNLRHKEKWMNDIFKNILKNNKNGGKINEKTLKNDEKCLKNVEKDDDKKKLSNNLLNDKFICYDSNIDDIYDLSEDGNEKDNMTLKKGQNEGEQEGKNTYKGKIWNTHEKEKKNNNISQEENAVDTPVECNEIRNHSSNQNDNALVSDDRTANNPPLPNINLANIFNNVQNQMVNSNMQDATPRDKFEGMPDEVKERYKRWVENTQIFSGQMIKICRNRRPLSNAYIGDNSSKDNVSYSNFLPFLWKKNMSTINVNFNLEISDELLNAFDLHVLEFVKKSIKNNEDYKSEKFKYPNLSLCEELFEEVEKKDK